The nucleotide sequence ATGGACCTtctatttcatttaatatagtatataagtaCCTTAGCAGTTGCTCAAAATCAGGATTGCGTGACATGCAGTGCATGTTAGTAATAAAGCGACCCTGCATGCACCAAATATAATATCTTTAACTAGTAAAGTTTGCAAAAGAATGTAAAACGAACCCTTGTCAATTAAATAAATCTGTAACTTTGGATAGAAAAACAATGATACCTTCCCACCAGTTTCCTCTTGATGCCCTTTTGGAATCGCCTTCCTGTGCATCTTTCTTGTACTGCATAAGTTAAAGATAAAGAAGAAAAGCAGAATAATTTTGAGATCAATTATACATATAGGGACTACGACTTACAGTATCTTTATTAGTATTTGTTGTAGAGGAATATTTCTCTTGGCCTCCATAGTAAATTGAAGAGCTCAAGTTGCATGGTGGTTCTGTTTCCTCATTATGGTAActgtttttctcttttatgtTGCTTCTTTTTCCTCGTTCATCTACATATTATTATCACAAACTTATATAAGTTGTcaatatgagaaaaaaaaaactaaatatagaCAATTAATAGaattattaaaatatctaataaacaatatataaactCTAACTCGTGATCTATGATTGTTTAAAACCCAGAGGATTCAAGGCCACAAAATATAAACTGATCGTTTAACTACGTGAAAAATAGATTTTCTTAACAGTTTGAACGTTTATAGTAACCAACTTGAAATAGAAACCACAACCTGGTTGTCAAAGTTTCTGAAGCTAAATGGAACATAGCCTACTTCTACTAAatctttaacaaaacaaaaaaagatccCATGAAAGATAGTTACTTGCAGATTGATACTTCACATGTCCACCTTGACTTGGAAAGTCCATTTGCCTCCCCAACATCCCCTTTTAGTTCACAAGAAAAAGGAATTGGAGAGTAGATCAGCTTAAGTTTGTATATGAATTTAGAGCCCGTAAACAAATGTAACATGCATATGTATTAGAATGATTCATGTATGCAATCAGatgtaaaaatatagaaattaagtACCGCAGAGGGTCGTGGGAAGATGGTTGTGAACAGTCCAGTGGttgctgaagaagatgaagaagagactCTTGGACCAAATATATGATCAAAAGAAGTAGAAGATGACGATGACGATGAAGCTGCAACAACCTTCTTCTTGTCCATGCCAAAGTTGAGTAGGTGGATACGTATGTATTTAAGTTTTAAAGGATTAAATTATTGGAAGATGAATCACAAAAAGAGCCTAGGGATGCCAAAAAGAGAAAGGATTAGATTTGCAGAGAGAGGcgaagaaagaagagaacatGTGATGAGCAAAAGAGAACACGTGAAGATTTGCAGTTGTTTTGTGATACTCTTATTAACTCTCGCCTATGCATATATATAGTTGAAAATTTTGACTACATGTCTACATGTGATCGGGCTTATAGATCATTTGTCGCCTATTTTAAATCtgacattttctttttatatattggtGTTAGATATGTCATGTGAGAAtgaataaatatgttttaaaaatatagaattaggatgaataaaaatatttataattttggtgTTACATAGGTTAGAGAGATTCGATCAAAATACAGGGGTCTTGTCAAAGTATTATCTTGCAAGAACGGCTCaatatatagttttgtttttcagaatgtgtattcaaatatatttttttccattaTTATACTATATTGATGAACTAATATAGTCGGTATGTATTAGATCATCTTtagtggtgagaaatgaaaaagtttctcataagaaaaaagaaaataatatctgAATTATAAAGTATGTAAATAAGTATATGAGAGCAGCATTAACCGGATATGTAGGAAAGTTTTTAGGAGGGGGGGAACCACAAAAATGGGGAAACCTAGGAAGAAGGGAGCCAAATGTAGTTAAATAAAAAACGTATGTTGTTGGAATTTTTTACTGTATGCGAACCCTACTGACACGTGGCAGTCCGCGATtgattcttttttaatttttttttttaaatcggccaaaagaaaaaaaaaaaaattagaaacccaTTTGGGTATTTGGGTTAGTCATGCTCTGACAACTGTAATTAAGTCTCTTCTTTTCCTGAAAAAGTACCTTCTTAAAGAAACGTTTTTTGTCTATTTCCACTATGTGTGCACTCTATTTCTCTTcacttttcttattttattaatttttattaactgAGAATCAACACGAGAGCTTCCCGCTGCGGATACCCTTACTACACTCGGTACATATTTATGAAATTGAAATGATGGGTCATTCACTGTAACTTGTTTTATAAGTGTATCTGTCTGAATGTtgcattctctttttttttttaacaaagggTTGCATTCTCTTGGTACCCAACACAACTATACATCTTCAAACTTTTTGCTCCAGTGCCAAACATCTCTTATGTAGTTGTACATTCCAAAACTGATTTATTTCTTTGTGATGAGATCCACCATGACTTGCAATTACCTTAGAAAATCACTATTCTATATCCTTTTTACCAAGCGTTTGCATTGATAATATTAAGCCTTGAAACACACACTCAAGAGCAGAATTCGTTGTATGAATTGTTGCTTGCCCTGCTCCTTGAAACACTCCATCGTCATATCTTTTAATCAATCCAACTTTACCCTTACGGTCTTTGTACATAAATGTCTAGTCGTAGTTGAATTTTGTCCATCCATGTAGAGGTCTTGTCCTTTAACTATGGCTTCTTCTTATGTCTTGGGTTGGTGTTGCTACATGATTCTTAGCAACATACTTTTGTGCCGCTTTCCATTCTTCATTGTCCTGTCGTGCCAACTTTAAAGAGGTTTTCCAGTGTAATTGACATTTCTGAAACATAAGAGTGTTTCTCTATTTTTCCATATTCTCCATAGTATCCAAATACTCAAAGTCTGATATTCCAGATTTCTGGTGAACTAATATTTCTTCCAAAATCTTAGACGATGTCAGCAAAAGTCTATTTGCCCGAACAAATAGTTTACCTAGAAAAATGTCAGTGGGATAAATAGGCTGAAAACATATTATGGAGTTTAGTCTCTCGAATCCGGTGTTATCCGGTAGAAACTTTCTAGTTaagcatttttaaaattattcagaTTTAGGTTTATATATGTTCGTATTGGTTTGCTATCTTTATTTTGTCTTCCGCTATTTTATTAGAGCGAGAGATTGAAAAAGAGAGAACAATTAACTTTTAAGAACTTTTGGATTTAGTCCACAACGGTGATAAATGGACGTAATAATTATGCTAAGAGTGAACCACTCACTATAAGTTATGtgtattttatttcttacttTAATCGTATTATGAGGGTGCTACCGATCGATCATAACAACAAATCGTTTGATTGAAATTGGCTCAAACTTTcagcatatttattattttaggcATAGGTATTTTCCAGTTCTTAAAGTGTTTTTGTAAAGCTGGAGTAGTcttgtatttatttttcttatatggaGAATACTCTTCAAAAGGTTACGCTGTACATACGCTACTAGAAGTGGTAATCGCATCAATTGATGTAGGAATCCTCCAAAATTATTTCCGTGAGTGACATGTTGTCGTGCCCACACTAAAGTCAATGAATATTTTCAAGGCAGATAATATGCAAAATGCTTTCCAAAGTATTTGCAAAATAACTTTTCGTTCTAGAACATTGTAGTCTGTTGCAAAGGAACTACTGTATTAAATTCTTTGacattagaacaaaaaaaaaaatcatcactttGGGCAGAAGCACAGGTGAGAAATGATCCTACGAGGGAGCCTTCGGTACAGACCAGTTCCTCCCTAGCAACACAAGGTCGATGGTGTTTCGtagatggttcatggaaagaTAAGGATTCTTTTTCAGGGCAAGGTTGGTATAGTACTTTACAGGGGTTTGATAGTCTgttaggggcaaggaatgtaagggcatgtcttTCACCCCTCCATTCGGAGGTAGAGGctttgatttgggcaatggaatgtatgaagaatttaagacagttaCAGGTAACGTTTgcgacggattgttctcaattggtgaagatggtttcagaaccagaagaatggccagcattcgaaagctatttggaagatatcaaacTTCTCAAAAGaagtttcctcaactcagacatcgttcATGTTCCTCGGACGGCGAACCTtcgggcggatagcttagcacgcaaTGCTAGGAAACAATCGtcctttgtcgttcacatggatgcggagttaccaacttggtttacagagtcaacatgagtctgtaaattctttgctgtcaaaaaaaaaaaaaaaaaaaatcattcaaaacaaaaaaaactgtcCTGATCATAcgaattctcaaaaaaaaaaatatatgactgtaaatatttaaaatatttcataattCATCTGTCATCTCTATATAtgtattgtttattttgttgttgtctcAATACTGAAACAGTTTTCGTAAGTGTTACATATCCACTACATTAAAGCAGTACTTTATCTCGTTCGAAGACAATACATGTCTTGTGTTTTCAGTATAACTTTTAGAATTGTATCAGCTGGAAATCATTGCTACTTAAAAcactgaaatataaaaacaaatcagTATCTTTGatggaaataaaatatttttttacgctTTTAGTTTACAacaacaaacacacacaaaaagcaaaaaaaaggacgttttcacattaaaaataaaataaaaaattaataaaagacATAAAACATACAAAACGTTTAGATGGAGGTTTGGAAAAAACTAGCGGGTCAACATTTTATACCAAACTACTGGTAATTGATGCAATATAATGAAACTCAAAAGAAGACAGTAAATTTTTATTGTGCTGGagaatataagtatataaaggACCAGAAGATCGATAAGGTCAAGATAGATTCGCTATAGTGATGTAAGATTCATCAATAACAGAGGGCTGACTCTCTTTGTTGTCTTTGCTACTTGCATTTTGTGGAATCAACACAATACGAAAACAAAATGATACCATATATAAGAGCAATTACTCAAAAATAccacattttaaaaatactacaaTCTGTAGATTTAGGACGACttggtagaagaagaagaaaaagaaaaacagttgATATGGTGTGAGTTATTAACATTTACAGTAATCATAAAACTGCTAGCTAggtacaaaagaaaatattcttATATAATTTAACAAGATGAATTGTTCATGAAAAAGATACCATATCTGTATATTGACATAGAGAAGCATAGCCACATATAAGGTATATGGAGAAGATTTATATAAGCTAAACAaatattctctcttttttttatagttCGAAAGTTGGACCAATATACCAATAATTAGGGGTggcgttcgggtatccgttcgggttcggatcggatattttgaatttttgggtatttcggtatagaggtatataacccgttcgggtat is from Brassica napus cultivar Da-Ae chromosome A4, Da-Ae, whole genome shotgun sequence and encodes:
- the BNAA04G03440D gene encoding uncharacterized protein BNAA04G03440D isoform X1; this translates as MDKKKVVAASSSSSSSTSFDHIFGPRVSSSSSSATTGLFTTIFPRPSAGMLGRQMDFPSQGGHVKYQSANERGKRSNIKEKNSYHNEETEPPCNLSSSIYYGGQEKYSSTTNTNKDTYKKDAQEGDSKRASRGNWWEGSLYY
- the BNAA04G03440D gene encoding uncharacterized protein BNAA04G03440D isoform X2, whose translation is MDKKKVVAASSSSSSSTSFDHIFGPRVSSSSSSATTGLFTTIFPRPSAGMLGRQMDFPSQGGHVKYQSANERGKRSNIKEKNSYHNEETEPPCNLSSSIYYGGQEKYSSTTNTNKDTEGDSKRASRGNWWEGSLYY